A part of Solenopsis invicta isolate M01_SB chromosome 2, UNIL_Sinv_3.0, whole genome shotgun sequence genomic DNA contains:
- the LOC113004138 gene encoding putative uncharacterized protein DDB_G0282133: MAEKEISDVKEVISTKISLEENQTSTESLSRFPLYTKSYSQTSIEMTTSEYTWTIDQFKIFSDTVPILRSAPFPESGQFMIQINFPTQADLAKNIKLYVLTKKAFTGLCSITIMYPPEKILLSKTKLGSVSNMTLLLEIPISKFGFHRNSDTHNSDKINQIHSNKPLFKRVQHNNDSFGSRPCEDTSSSGYFPQFSTVNSKSNSSTLAFNFSANSVNSKSNSNSDSNNDSFDQSSHKCVDIPVNSKSNLNYNVFGSNSDKSTFSFNIPVNSVNSNSNAHNSDSLLNTLYDKLQCIVSCKFEVYQQVLCNTLYMNLLPSSTVLKLNGNSTLDEFDIMNEKSIKFIVEKEQYVIQKKLLYATNSNYFKNICLTHEGVEKDMTSELQTNNEIEAFKQILLFIITGSQSVESYDYNTLKKLLITADKYNVPTLKLTCEHYLLRKIEIKNAVELMQLALLYNAKFLEMDSVKFIKFHIKEIVNTEEFKNLSQKDSNKIMELIEESQLEVSTQKYFFTANNK; this comes from the exons ATGGCAGAGAAAGAA atTTCTGATGTAAAAGAAGTTATATCTACGAAGATTTCCCTAGAAGAAAATCAAACATCCACAGAATCATTGTCACGTTTTCCTTTGTATACCAAGAGCTATTCTCAAACAAGTATCGAGATGACTACATCTGAGTATACATGGACAATTGATCAGTTTAAGATTTTTTCTGACACTGTACCTATATTACGTTCTGCACCATTCCCAGAAAGCGGACAATTcatgattcaaataaattttccaactCAAGCTGATCtggcaaaaaatataaaattatatgtacttACTAAGAAAGCATTTACTGGTTTATGTTCTATTACTATAATGTATCCacctgaaaaaattttattatcaaaaacaaAGTTGGGTAGTGTATCAAATATGACATTATTACTTGAAATTCCAATATCTAAATTTGGCTTTCATCGTAATTCAGACACACATAACtcagataaaataaatcaaatacatTCAAATAAACCTTTGTTTAAACGCGTACAACataataatgattcatttgGTTCGAGGCCATGTGAAGATACATCATCTTCCGGTTATTTTCCACAATTTTCCACTGtaaattcaaaatcaaattCAAGTACATTAGCTTTCAATTTTTCTGCAAATTCCGtaaattcaaaatcaaattCTAATTCTGATTCTAATAATGATTCATTTGATCAGAGCTCACATAAATGTGTCGATATTCCTGtaaattcaaaatcaaatttaaattataatgtatttggTTCAAACTCagataaaagtacattttctttcaatattccTGTAAATTCTGTAAATTCTAATTCAAATGCACATAATTCAGATTCATTATTAAATACGTTGTATGATAAGCTGCAATGTATAGTAAGTTGCAAGTTTGAAGTTTATCAACAAGTGTTGTGTAATACTTTATATATGAATTTACTACCGTCTTCAACAGTATTAAAACTTAATGGAAACTCAACCCTCGACGAGTTTGACATTATGAATGaaaaatcaatcaaatttaTAGTCGAGAAAGAACAATATGttatacaaaagaaattattgtatgCTACTAACAGTAACTACTTTAAGAATATCTGTCTTACACATGAAGGAGTAGAAAAAGATATGACAAGtgaattacaaacaaataatgaaatagaagcttttaaacagattttattatttattataactggCTCACAATCAGTAGAATCGTATGATTATAATacgcttaaaaaattattaataacagcTGATAAATATAATGTACCAACCTTAAAATTAACGTGTGAACATTATTTGTTGcgcaaaattgaaattaaaaatgctgTTGAACTTATGCAACTTGCTTTATTGTACaatgcaaaatttttagaaatggaTTCAGTAAAGTTTatcaaatttcatataaaagaaattgtgaatactgaagaatttaaaaatctgtcacAAAAAGATTCAAATAAGATAATGGAATTAATTGAGGAAAGTCAACTTGAAGTCAGTACTCAGAAATACTTTTTTACCGCCAATAACAAATAA
- the LOC113004137 gene encoding uncharacterized protein LOC113004137, translating into MVLQINLQHNKTASDVLCRIFDKLIDIALIQELYVYGGLGPSGSTGHAAKNPPPEEVRNLIQYCRERNRGLSAAANAHHKVWGSTDINDRSECLFEYLCQTNLDIVNRRKAPTFVTRARQKVLDLTLATPLLDFNVVNWHVFREASLSNHSHIVFDLAVWGPVEELIRISNFMDWTLYQGLLKGELENFNLTITGIKNLNNAATCITPSIGPTKVAALQNIKSPLPQHHGGIGVLSDPVRWNQGLEELRSSARKLFNKAKRAKRQEDCDRYRKALTNYNKELRRSKRKSWRSFCESIYDFPVEACLQRVKAKNHSNQIGHLLRTNGKYTADPGEMLRLLLSTHFFGSHFVEDKTEREERTLLPHHPLLRGVRGLANHIFMPNRLKWAISSFKPYKSPDGNGIFPAVLQKSLFYLLPHITYLYEHSFMLGYIPEQWRQANVVFIPKGGGRFSAQSNLFKPIILTFFMLKSMEKVLDQYLRNKVLSYAPLHKNQHAYQKAKSTTTALH; encoded by the exons ATGGTCCTGCAGATTAATTTGCAGCACAACAAGACGGCCTCCGATGTGCTGTGCAGGATTTTTGACAAGCTAATAGACATAGCTTTAATCCAAGAGCTCTATGTCTATGGAGGCCTA GGACCTAGTGGCAGTACAG GGCATGCAGCTAAGAACCCACCACCAGAGGAGGTCAGAAACCTCATCCAATATTGTCGAGAAAGGAACAGAGGCCTATCCGCGGCTGCAAACGCACATCATAAGGTCTGGGGCAGCACCGATATCAACGATAGAAGTGAGTGTCTATTTGAATATCTGTGCCAAACTAATTTAGATATAGTCAATAGGAGAAAGGCACCCACTTTCGTCACAAGAGCCAGGCAGAAGGTGCTTGACCTCACGCTAGCTACTCCCTTGCTTGATTTCAACGTTGTCAACTGGCATGTCTTTCGGGAAGCTTCGCTCTCCAATCATAGTCATATAGTCTTCGATCTAGCGGTGTGGGGCCCTGTGGAGGAATTAATAAGAATCTCTAATTTCATGGACTGGACGCTCTACCAGGGGCTCCTGAAGGGAGAATTAGAGAATTTCAATTTAACTATAACAGGCATAAAGAATTTGAATAATGCCGCAACCTGTATAACACCATCCATAGGGCCTACGAAAGTTGCTGCcctacaaaatataaaaagtccTCTGCCACAACATCATGGTGGAatcgg TgtgctatcggatcccgtccgatGGAATCAAGGCCTGGAGGAGTTGCGCTCCTCGGCCAGAAAGCTTTTTAATAAGGCCAAGAGGGCCAAGCGTCAAGAAGATTGTGATCGGTACAGGAAGGCCCTTACTAATTACAATAAAGAACTGAGGAGGTCTAAAAGAAAATCATGGAGGAGCTTCTGTGAAAGCATTTACGATTTTCCCGTTGAGGCTTGCCTACAAAGAGTAAAGGCAAAAAACCATTCCAACCAAATTGGCCATCTGCTCAGGACAAATGGCAAATACACAGCTGACCCTGGGGAGATGTTAAGACTTTTGTTAAGCACTCATTTTTTTGGCTCTCATTTTGTTGAGGACAAAACGGAAAGAGAGGAGAGGACCTTGTTGCCCCATCACCCTCTTCTCCGCGGAGTCAGAGGACTTGCCAATCACATCTTTATGCCTAACAGGTTAAAATGGGCAATCTCATCCTTCAAACCATACAAATCTCCGGACGGCAATGGGATCTTTCCGGCCGTACTTCAAAAGAGCCTGTTCTATCTGCTGCCGCACATTACATATTTGTACGAACACAGTTTTATGCTGGGGTATATCCCCGAGCAGTGGAGGCAGGCTAACGTGGTCTTTATACCAAAGGGTGGAGGGCGTTTCAGTGCCCAATCCAATTTGTTCAAACCGATTATCCTCACCTTCTTCATGCTAAAAAGCATGGAAAAGGTGCTGGACCAGTATCTCAGAAATAAGGTGCTGTCATATGCACCACTCCATAAAAATCAGCATGCTTACCAAAAGGCAAAATCTACCACTACTGCCTTGCATTGA
- the LOC120356898 gene encoding LOW QUALITY PROTEIN: uncharacterized protein LOC120356898 (The sequence of the model RefSeq protein was modified relative to this genomic sequence to represent the inferred CDS: deleted 2 bases in 1 codon), producing MKAIQEAILQKIVDQEESSVKPKFLGSTYRAEGAKLKAVEEKDLPKAIIVNAFFPDSAKDKSERILKLIKSQNDLSTTDWRILRRTQERSTVHLTMSITGPFHETLKKNGYKASFKFGQVGIRPKSAAKPPANPPIISGKPKGATALTIVA from the exons ATGAAGGCCATTCAAGAGGCTATCCTCCAGAAAATTGTGGATCAGGAGGAAAGCTCTGTGAAACCTAAATTCCTGGGCTCCACTTATAGGGCCG AGGGAGCCAAACTAAAGGCTGTTGAGGAAAAGGACCTGCCCAAGGCCATTATCGTCAACGCCTTCTTCCCAGACAGCGCGAAAGACAAGAGTGAGAGAATCCTCAAGCTCATTAAAAGCCAGAATGAT CTGAGTACTACCGACTGGAGGATCCTGAGAAGGACGCAGGAGAGATCTACCGTACATCTCACGATGTCGATAACTGGCCCCTTCCATGAAACCCTTAAGAAAAATGGCTACAAAGCCAGTTTCAAATTTGGTCAGGTAGGAATTAGACCGAAGAGCGCTGCAAAGCCTCCGGCTAACCCTCCAATCATTTCCGGGAAACCGAAGGGTGCTACCGCCCTCACGATCGTAGCGTGA